CGGACGAGGTACTGGGTGCTGACGCCCACGAAGCTGACGTCCTCCACGACACCGCCCGGGATGGTGTTGCCGGGCGCGTCGAGGGCTTCTCCCTCCTCCCCGATCAGCACCTTCTCCGGCCGGATGCCGACCCAGCCGCCGTAGCCCTCGGCGTGCGCCCGGTCGGCGGGCACCGAGACGTCGATGCCGTGCATGTCCACCGTGACCACGTCGGCGGCCCGCGACCGCACCGTGCCCTCGATGAGGTTCGACTGGCCGAGGAAGTTGGCGACGAACGTGGTGCGGGGGTGCTCGTAGAGCTCGGCGGGCGCGCCGAGCTGCTCGATCACGCCGTGGTTCATCACCGCGACCGTGTCGGCCATGGTCATGGCTTCCTCCTGGTCGTGGGTGACGTGGATGAAGGTGAGCCCGACCTCCGTCTGGATGCGCTTGATCTCCAGCTGCATCGACCGGCGCAGCTTGAGGTCCAGGGCCCCGAGCGGCTCGTCGAGCAGCAGCACCTCCGGCTGGTTGATCAGCGCGCGGGCGAGCGCCACCCGCTGCTGCTGGCCTCCGGAGAGCTGGGCCGGCTTCTTGCGTGCCTGGGAGGACAGCTCGACGAGCTCGAGCATGTCGGCGACCCGCTGGTCGACGCCGCGCTCACGACGGCGGCGCAGCCCGAAGGCGACGTTCTCGAAGATGTCGAGGTGGGGGAAGAGCGCGTAGTTCTGGAAGACCGTGTTGACCGGCCGCCGGTAGGGGCGGGCGAAGGTGATGTCGTCGCCGGACAACCGGATCGTCCCCGACGTCGGCCGCTCGAGGCCGGCCACCATCCGCAGCGTCGTGGTCTTGCCACAGCCCGAAGGGCCGAGCAGGGCGAAGAAGGAGCCGGTGGGGACGTCGAGGTCCAGCTCGCGCACGGCCGTGAAGGAGGCGAACTCCTTGGTCAGCTGCCGCAGCCGCAACCCGTCGAAAGCCCCCTCCGGGTCCTCGTGCGACGTCGCCCGGTCAGCCACCTGTGACATCGGACCACTCTCCTTCGTAGCGGGTCGTCTGCTGGTCGTCGAGCGGCATGAAGTCGAAGGTCGCCGCGAGGTCCTCCTCGGCGGGGAAGATGAGCGGGTTGTCGACCAGCGAGGGGTCGATCCGCTCCATCTCCTCTCGGGCGCCCTGGACGGGACAGATGTAGTTGACCCAGGCCGCGAGCTTCGCGGCCACCTCTGGCTCGTAGTAGTAGTCGATCCACGCCTCGGCGTTGGCCTGGTGCGTCGCTCCGTTGGGCACGAGCATGTTGTCGCTCCACAGCGACAGGCCCTCCTCCGGCGCGACGAACTTGATGTCCGGGTTGTCGAACTGCGCCTGGATCACGTCGCCCGACCACGCCTCGCAGGCCAGGATGTTGCCGGCCGTGAGGTCCTGGATGTACTCGTTGCCGGTGAAGGCGCGGACCTGTCCGTCTGACACCACCGCCCGCAGCCGGTCGATCGCGTTGGCCCACTCGTCGTCGGTGAAGTCGTCGGGCTCGGCCCCGACGATCTTGAGCATGAAGCCCATCGTGTCGCGCATCTCCGAGAGCAGCGTGATCCGGCCCCGCAGGTCCGATCGACTGATCAGCTCCTCGAAGCTCCGCACCTCGGCCGTCGCGGCGGCGTTGTAGGCGATCCCGGTGAGGCCGGTCTGCCACGGCGCGTGAAACTCCAGGTCGGGGTCCCACTGCCGGTCGCGCAGCGGCGCGATCAGGTTGGCGTGCAGGTTGGGCACGCGCGCGGGGTCCAGGGGCTGCACCCACCCCAGCCCGATCATCCGGGCCGCCATCCAGTCGGTGAGCACCATCATGTCGCGCTGGACGGGCTCGCAGGCCCCGAGCTGGTTGCGGACCCGGGCGAAGAACTCCGCGTTGTCGTTGATGTCGTCGGTGTAGTCGACGGTGATCCCGGTCTCGCGCTGGAAGACCTGCAGCGTGGAGTCCTGCTGGCGCCGCGGGTCGATGTACTGGGGCCAGTTCGACACGATCAGCCGGCGCTGCTCCTCGGAGAGGTCGGCGGCCCGGCAGTCGGCCGGGTCCTGCTTGGCCCCGGGCACGCCGAAGAGCGGAAGGACGGCTGCGCTTCCCCCGAGTCCTGCGACGGCACCGGCCCCCCGGAGCAGCGTGCGACGGCTGACTCCGCGCGAGGTGACCATCCAGCCCCTTTCGACGACTCTGCCGGGTGGAGGGGATCGTGACACGTCGGCGAAGCCGTGACAAGGAATTCGTCGGAATCGTGACACCGAACTACGGAATCCTTCGTTCTCACTGGCCGCAGACCGCGGTTTGTGGAACCATCGGCGTCCATGAAGGGGGAGCGCGGTGCCGTCGTCCTCGACGACGTGGCCAAGGCGATCATCGAGCAGCTCCAGCAGGACGGGCGCCGCTCCTACACCGCCATCGGCAAGGAGGTCGGGCTCTCCGAGGCCGCCGTCCGGCAGCGGGTCCAGCGCCTGATCGACGCCGGGGTGATGCAGGTCGTCGCCGTCACCGACCCGCTGCAGCTCGGTTTCCCCCGACAGGCCATGGTCGGCATCGAGGTCTCCGGGGAGCTGGAGCCGGTCGCCGACGCCCTCACCGCCATGGACGAGGTCGACTACGTCGTCATCACCGCCGGCAGCTACGACATCCTGGCCGAGGTGGTCTGTGAGAGCGACGAGCGGCTCCTCGAGCTCATCTCCGAGCAGATCCGCGGCATCCCCGGTGTCGCCCGGACCGAGACCTTCATGTACCTCAAGCTGCGCAAGCAGACCTACTCATGGGGCGTTCGCTGAGCCCCAGCCGTGCCCTGTGGGCCGACACCGCCGACCCGGGGCCGCACTGCCCTCCCCTCACCGGTGACCTCGCGGTCGACGTCGCGATCGTCGGCGGGGGCTTCACCGGCCTGTGGACCGCCCACTACCTCGCCGAGGCGGACCCCTCCCTGCGGATCGCGGTCCTCGAGGCCGAGACCGTGGGGTACGGCGCGTCCGGACGCAACGGGGGATGGTGCTCGGCGCTCTTCCCGGCCGGCCCGGGCACCCTGGCCCGGATGGGTGAGGGGACGGCGGCCGCCGCTGCGCAGCACGCCGCGATGCGGGAGTCCGTCACCGAGGTGGGGCGGGCGGCCGAGGCCCTCGCCATCGACGCCCACTACGCGCGCGGCGGCACCATCTCGCTGGCACGGTCGCCCGCGCAGCTCGCGCGGGCCCGGGCCGAGGTCGAGGAGGCGCGGCGCTGGGGGCGCGACGAGGACGACCTCCGGCTGCTCGGCGCCGAGGAGGCCCGCAGCGTGGTGGATGCGACCGGGGTCCTGGGGGCGACGTACTCCCCCGACTGCGCCGCCGTCCACCCCCTCCGGCTCGTGCGCGGCCTGGCCGCCTCGGTGGCCGGACGCGGCGTCCGCGTCCACGAGCACACCCGCGTCACGACCCTGGCTCCGCACCGCCTCACGACACCGAGCGGCACGGTGACCGCCGAGACGGTGGTGCGCGCCACCGAGGGCTACACGAGCCAGCTCCCCGGGCTGCGGCGCGCGCTGGTGCCGGTCTACTCCCTGGTGATCGCCACGGAGCCGCTGCCGCCGACGACCTGGGAGCGCATCGGGCTGCGGCGGCGCGAGACGTTCGCCGACCACCGGCACCTGATCGTCTACGGCCAGCGCACCCGGGACGACCGCCTGGTCTTCGGGGGCCGCGGCGCGCCCTACCACCTCGGCTCGCGGGTCTCGGCCTCCTACGACCGCGACGACCGGGTGTTCGCGATGCTCCACGCCAGCCTGGTGGAGATGCTGCCGGTGGTCGCCGGGGCGCGGATCACCCACGCCTGGGGCGGGCCGCTCGGCGTGCCCCGGGACTGGTGTGCCTCGGTCGGGCTGGACCCGGTGACCCGGGTGGCCTGGGCGGGTGGCTACGTCGGTGACGGCGTGAGCACCGCCAACCTCGCCGGGCGGACCCTGCGTGACCTCGTGCTGGACCGGCGTACGCCGCTGACGGACCTGCCCTGGGTGGGCCACCGCTCCCCCGCCTGGGAGCCGGAGCCGCTGCGGTGGCTCGGCATCAACGCCGCCCGGGTGGCGATGGGCTGGGCGGACACCGAGGAGCGGTTCACCGGGCGTCCCAGCCTCGTCGCGCGAGCCCTCTCACCCCTGGTGAGCTGAACCTCGACCGAGGTGTCATGCTCCCGGGCATGGTCCGCGCACTCGTCCGACGTCCCGGTCCCCGGCTCGCCGACGGACTGCTCACGCACCTCGACCGGGTCCCGGTGAACGTCGAGCTGGCGGGGCGCCAGTGGCGGGACTACGTCGCGGCGCTGGCGGCGGAGGGTTGGGAGGTCCACGAGGTGCCGCCGGCCGACGAGTGCCCCGACGCGGTCTTCGTCGAGGACACCGTCGTGGTCCACGACGACCTCGCGGTGATCACCAGGCCGGGCGCCGACGAGCGTCGTCCCGAGACCGCGGCCACCGAGGCGTCCCTGCGCAGCCTGGGTTACCGCATCGCACACATCCAGGCGCCCGGGACGCTCGACGGCGGCGACGTGCTCCGGGTCGGGAAGACGGTGTGGGTCGGGCTGAGCGGGCGGACGAACCGGGCGGGGGCCGACCAGCTCGCGGCGCTGCTCACCCCGGCCGGCCTCGAGGTGCAGCCGGTCCCGGTCCGGGCCGTGCTCCACCTCAAGTCGGCCGTGACCGCGCTGCCCGACGGGACTGTCCTCGGCCATCCGCCCCTGGTGGACGACCCGGCCGTGTGGTCGACCTTCCTGGCCGTGCCGGAGGAGTCAGGCGCTCACGTGGTCCGACTCGCCGAGGACGCCGTGCTGATGGCCGCGGACGCGCCACGGACGCGCGCGCTGCTCGCGGAGCGCGGGCTCCGCGTGGTGGCGGTCGACATCTCCGAGTTCATCAAGCTCGAGGGCTGTGTGACCTGCCTGTCGGTGCGACTGCGCTGACCTCCGGGACGATTCAGCCCAGGCCGTTGACGGCGGTGTCCGCGGGGCGTTCGGCCGCGTCGAGCCAGGCCACGAAGAAGGCCTCGAGGTTCTGCCCGGAGACCTCCTCGGCGAGGGCCTCGAACTGCTCGCGCGTGCCGTGTCCCCCGCGCTTCTCCCGCACCCACCGCCGCAGCAGCGTCCAGAAGGCATCGGTGCCGATCCGGTTGCGCAGCGCCTGGAACGTCATCGCCCCGCGCAGGTAGACCGGACCGCTGAAGATCCCGTCCGCGCCCGGGTCGCCGATCCGGGTCCTCCAGAAGGCGGCACCGGCTGGCCGCGACTCGTACTCACGGCGCAGCCAGGACCCCGGCGAGCCACCGCCGCGCTGGGCGTCGTACCAGAGCTCCAGGTAGGTCGCGGGCCCCTCGTTGAGCCAGATGTCCCGCCAGTGCCGGAGGCTCACGGAGTCCCCGAACCACTGGTGCGCCACCTCGTGGACGACGAGCCAGGTGTAGCCGGCGCCGGTCTCGGGGTAGGTCGGCAGGGTCTGGTTCTCCAGCGCGAAGCCGACGGGCAGGCTGGTGACCAGGCCACCCACGGTGTCGAAGGGGTAGTCGCCGAGCACCCGTTCGAGCGCGGCGACGACGCGGGGCGTGCGTCGCATCAGCCGCAGGTTGGCTCGGCGCGAGCCCGCCGAGAGCCGCTTCGAGACGGCGATCCGCCACGGCAGCCCGTCCCGGACCCCCGTGCGCACCTCGAACCGCCCGGCCGCGAAGGTCGCGAGGTAGGTGGCCATCGGCTCCGTCGCCCGCCACCGGTGGGTGACCAGCCGCCCCTGTCGCGTCCGGGAGACCGGGCGACCGTTGGCCAGCACCTGCCTCCCGGCAGGCACCGTGATGGAGATGTCCATGCGGGCCTTGTCGCGGGGGTGGTCGTTCGCGGGGAACCACCACGGCGCCATGTGGGGCTGGTTCATGGCCACGACCTCGTGGCGGTCGGCGAGCCAGTTGGACTCCCCACGCCAGCTGATGCGCCCCGGCCGCCCGGCGTAGTCGACGCGGACGTCGACGAACTCGCCGGCGACCAGGGCCGTCATCGGCTCCACCGTGAGCTCATGACGGCTGGAACGGCGGTGGGGAACCCGCTGCCCGTCGATCCGCACCTGTCGGACCGGCAGCAGGAAGTCGAGGTTGAACGCCGAGAGGTCCTGGGTCGCCCGCAGCGTCACGACCGTGTGGCCGCTCAACCGGCCCCGGCCGAACTCGTAGCGGTTGACGACCCGGTAGCGGCGTACGTCGATGCCACCATTGCCGTCGACCGGGAAGTAGCTGTCGCCGATGCCCGCCGAGCCGCGGTCGGGGGCGAGCCCCCGAGCAGGCGCCCCCGACAGGGCCACGCTGAGGCTCAGGACGAGGACCAGGGAGGGGAGGTGGCGGGGAGACCGTCGCGGCACGGAGCGCAGCCTATGCCGACACCACGCAGAAATCGGTTGCACCGACGAGCGCCGCGCGGGACGCTCGTCACACGCGCACGGGAGGCCCGTGCCCGGACGAGAGGAGGCGTGACATGACGACCGCTGTCGTTGGCCTGTCCGCAGACCACACCCCTTCTCTCACCCGGAGCACCGTTGACCTCTCACGAGTCACTCACTGACACGCACCCCACCGAGGGCATCGACCCTCGCTTCGTCTTCGACTTCCAGACCTACGACGACCCCGCAGACGAGTCGCAGCGCTGGTCGACCTGGTACGACGTCGACCCGCTGTGCCGCGGCCCCGAACCACGCCCCGACTGGGTCGTGACGTCGCGGGGCGCCCTCGACACCGAGCTCGGCGTCCTCAAGACCGGCAAGGAGGCCGACGTCTTCCTCCTCGAGCGCGCCGACCCGCACGCTCCCGACGGTGGTGTGGTGATGGCCGCCAAGCGCTACCGCGGCGAGGACCACCGGGACTTCCACCGGTCCGCCGGCTACACCGACGGCCGCAAGATCCGCAACACCCGTGACCAGCGGGCGCTGGCACGCAAGAGCGCCCACGGCCGCGCCGTCGCGGCCGGCCAGTGGGCGATGGCGGAGTGGGAGTCGTTGAAACGGCTCTGGTCGCTCGGGCTGTCGGTCCCCTACCCCGTGCAGCTCGACGGGACCGAGCTGCTGATGGAGTGGGTCACCGTCGACGGCGAGACAGCGCCGCGGCTGGCGCAGACCAGGCCGGAGCGGGAGCTGCTGGCGTCGTACTTCGACCAGGTGCGGGACTTCATGGCCGAGCTCGCGCGACAGGGGATGGTGCACGGCGACCTCTCGGCCTACAACATCCTCGCCGCGGGCGAGCGTCTCGTCGTCATCGACCTGCCCCAGGTGATCGACCTGGTCGCCAACCCGTCGGGCGGGGACTTCCTGCTGCGCGACTGCACCAACGTCTGCCGTTGGTTCCGCGCTCGCGGGCTCGAGGTCGACGAGCAGGTCCTCCTCGGCGAGCTGCTCGCGCACGCCTTCTGACCCGGCGGGAATGTCGCGTCCTAGGGTCTGCAGGGTGAGGCACACACGGGGCAGGGTCGTCGAGGTCGACGACGTCGACGACTTCGACCGGCGGGTGGCTGCGGGTGCGCGCGACCTGGCAGGGTGGCGCTGTCGGGGCCTGGACCTCTCCGGTCGCGCCGACGTGCTGAGCAGCTGCCACGTGGCCGGCGCGATGTTCCTGGGCTGCGTGCTCGATGCCGGCGTCGCTGCCGACCTGGAGTCACGGGGTGCGCTGGTCTTCCCCACCCTCCCCGATGTGCCCGTCGACACCTACCGCACGTCGCTCTACACGGCCCGCGAGCTCTTCGGGGCGGCAGGCTACGCGGAGAGTCCCGACGCCCGGGCCTACGCCTGGGCCGAGTCGGACCTCGGGCACGACGGCCTGCTGGCAGCGACCCTCCACGACCACGCGATCGACGGCGCCCTGGCCGGCTGGGTCGGTGGGCGGTCGCTGGTCGGCGTGATGGGCGGCCACGCCGTGCGCCGCGGATCCGCGGCGTACGCCGACGCGGCGCGGCTCGGGTGGCTGCTCGGCCGCCGCTTCACGGTCGCCACCGGGGGCGGGCCCGGCGCGATGGAGGCGGCCAACCTCGGCGCCCGGCTCGTCGCCACCTCCGAACACGGACTGCGCGAGGCCCTCACCACGGTCGCAGCGGTCCCGCACTACGACCCCGACGTCGGGGCCTGGGCCGCGGCCGGTTTCCGGGCCCTCGACGACGCGGGGGCCGGCGCGGGCGGCGAGACGCTCGGCATCCCC
The genomic region above belongs to Nocardioides coralli and contains:
- a CDS encoding ABC transporter ATP-binding protein, yielding MSQVADRATSHEDPEGAFDGLRLRQLTKEFASFTAVRELDLDVPTGSFFALLGPSGCGKTTTLRMVAGLERPTSGTIRLSGDDITFARPYRRPVNTVFQNYALFPHLDIFENVAFGLRRRRERGVDQRVADMLELVELSSQARKKPAQLSGGQQQRVALARALINQPEVLLLDEPLGALDLKLRRSMQLEIKRIQTEVGLTFIHVTHDQEEAMTMADTVAVMNHGVIEQLGAPAELYEHPRTTFVANFLGQSNLIEGTVRSRAADVVTVDMHGIDVSVPADRAHAEGYGGWVGIRPEKVLIGEEGEALDAPGNTIPGGVVEDVSFVGVSTQYLVRMPWDQLVQVFAQNTGRRRIFERGDRVELSWRPEYAFLLDRSQDASAGVEADDV
- a CDS encoding LOG family protein — its product is MRHTRGRVVEVDDVDDFDRRVAAGARDLAGWRCRGLDLSGRADVLSSCHVAGAMFLGCVLDAGVAADLESRGALVFPTLPDVPVDTYRTSLYTARELFGAAGYAESPDARAYAWAESDLGHDGLLAATLHDHAIDGALAGWVGGRSLVGVMGGHAVRRGSAAYADAARLGWLLGRRFTVATGGGPGAMEAANLGARLVATSEHGLREALTTVAAVPHYDPDVGAWAAAGFRALDDAGAGAGGETLGIPTWHYGHEPPNVFASAIAKYVRNAVREAVLLEVCDAGIVFLPGAAGTVQEVFQDACENYYADPTSVATMVLVGRDHWTEHLPVWPLLRALARDREMEDRVHLVDGVDEAVELVG
- the ddaH gene encoding dimethylargininase; translated protein: MVRALVRRPGPRLADGLLTHLDRVPVNVELAGRQWRDYVAALAAEGWEVHEVPPADECPDAVFVEDTVVVHDDLAVITRPGADERRPETAATEASLRSLGYRIAHIQAPGTLDGGDVLRVGKTVWVGLSGRTNRAGADQLAALLTPAGLEVQPVPVRAVLHLKSAVTALPDGTVLGHPPLVDDPAVWSTFLAVPEESGAHVVRLAEDAVLMAADAPRTRALLAERGLRVVAVDISEFIKLEGCVTCLSVRLR
- a CDS encoding NAD(P)/FAD-dependent oxidoreductase codes for the protein MGRSLSPSRALWADTADPGPHCPPLTGDLAVDVAIVGGGFTGLWTAHYLAEADPSLRIAVLEAETVGYGASGRNGGWCSALFPAGPGTLARMGEGTAAAAAQHAAMRESVTEVGRAAEALAIDAHYARGGTISLARSPAQLARARAEVEEARRWGRDEDDLRLLGAEEARSVVDATGVLGATYSPDCAAVHPLRLVRGLAASVAGRGVRVHEHTRVTTLAPHRLTTPSGTVTAETVVRATEGYTSQLPGLRRALVPVYSLVIATEPLPPTTWERIGLRRRETFADHRHLIVYGQRTRDDRLVFGGRGAPYHLGSRVSASYDRDDRVFAMLHASLVEMLPVVAGARITHAWGGPLGVPRDWCASVGLDPVTRVAWAGGYVGDGVSTANLAGRTLRDLVLDRRTPLTDLPWVGHRSPAWEPEPLRWLGINAARVAMGWADTEERFTGRPSLVARALSPLVS
- a CDS encoding serine protein kinase RIO, which translates into the protein MTSHESLTDTHPTEGIDPRFVFDFQTYDDPADESQRWSTWYDVDPLCRGPEPRPDWVVTSRGALDTELGVLKTGKEADVFLLERADPHAPDGGVVMAAKRYRGEDHRDFHRSAGYTDGRKIRNTRDQRALARKSAHGRAVAAGQWAMAEWESLKRLWSLGLSVPYPVQLDGTELLMEWVTVDGETAPRLAQTRPERELLASYFDQVRDFMAELARQGMVHGDLSAYNILAAGERLVVIDLPQVIDLVANPSGGDFLLRDCTNVCRWFRARGLEVDEQVLLGELLAHAF
- a CDS encoding M1 family metallopeptidase is translated as MPRRSPRHLPSLVLVLSLSVALSGAPARGLAPDRGSAGIGDSYFPVDGNGGIDVRRYRVVNRYEFGRGRLSGHTVVTLRATQDLSAFNLDFLLPVRQVRIDGQRVPHRRSSRHELTVEPMTALVAGEFVDVRVDYAGRPGRISWRGESNWLADRHEVVAMNQPHMAPWWFPANDHPRDKARMDISITVPAGRQVLANGRPVSRTRQGRLVTHRWRATEPMATYLATFAAGRFEVRTGVRDGLPWRIAVSKRLSAGSRRANLRLMRRTPRVVAALERVLGDYPFDTVGGLVTSLPVGFALENQTLPTYPETGAGYTWLVVHEVAHQWFGDSVSLRHWRDIWLNEGPATYLELWYDAQRGGGSPGSWLRREYESRPAGAAFWRTRIGDPGADGIFSGPVYLRGAMTFQALRNRIGTDAFWTLLRRWVREKRGGHGTREQFEALAEEVSGQNLEAFFVAWLDAAERPADTAVNGLG
- a CDS encoding polyamine ABC transporter substrate-binding protein, whose translation is MPGAKQDPADCRAADLSEEQRRLIVSNWPQYIDPRRQQDSTLQVFQRETGITVDYTDDINDNAEFFARVRNQLGACEPVQRDMMVLTDWMAARMIGLGWVQPLDPARVPNLHANLIAPLRDRQWDPDLEFHAPWQTGLTGIAYNAAATAEVRSFEELISRSDLRGRITLLSEMRDTMGFMLKIVGAEPDDFTDDEWANAIDRLRAVVSDGQVRAFTGNEYIQDLTAGNILACEAWSGDVIQAQFDNPDIKFVAPEEGLSLWSDNMLVPNGATHQANAEAWIDYYYEPEVAAKLAAWVNYICPVQGAREEMERIDPSLVDNPLIFPAEEDLAATFDFMPLDDQQTTRYEGEWSDVTGG
- a CDS encoding Lrp/AsnC family transcriptional regulator; the encoded protein is MKGERGAVVLDDVAKAIIEQLQQDGRRSYTAIGKEVGLSEAAVRQRVQRLIDAGVMQVVAVTDPLQLGFPRQAMVGIEVSGELEPVADALTAMDEVDYVVITAGSYDILAEVVCESDERLLELISEQIRGIPGVARTETFMYLKLRKQTYSWGVR